In the genome of Candidatus Zymogenaceae bacterium, one region contains:
- the serS gene encoding serine--tRNA ligase, translated as MLDLKYIRDNIDLIEEKLHHRGTDVDLKEFNKLDETRRSILVDVESLKHERNKVSDEIARIKKQKGDASGLIEQMRGVSDRIKSLDGDLTDIHQKLDDIIMEIPNLPHESVPVGTNEEDNTEVRTWGEKPKFDFTPKDHADIGEDLDIVDFSVGAKLAGARFSMMKGMGARLERALISFMLDIHTTEHGYTEVLPPFMVNSKTMTGTGQLPKFADDLFKVADTDYWLIPTAEVPVTNIFQDDVVDAGNLPIYMTAYTPCFRKEAGSYGKDTRGLIRQHQFDKVELVKFVHPDTSYDELEKLLENAEEILKRLNIHYRVVNLCTGDLGFSASKTYDIEAWLPSQDAYREISSCSNFEDFQSRRANIRFREKDKKGTRLVHTLNGSGLAVGRTLVAILENYQRADGSVEIPEALRPYMNGIEAIT; from the coding sequence TTGCTTGATTTAAAGTACATTCGAGACAATATCGACCTGATTGAAGAAAAGCTTCATCACCGGGGGACGGATGTCGATCTGAAGGAATTCAACAAGCTGGATGAAACGCGAAGGAGCATCCTCGTTGATGTCGAGTCGCTCAAACATGAGCGCAATAAGGTCAGTGACGAGATTGCCAGAATAAAAAAACAAAAAGGCGACGCGTCCGGTTTGATTGAACAAATGCGCGGCGTGTCTGACAGGATAAAGTCACTGGACGGCGACCTGACGGATATACATCAGAAGCTCGATGATATCATCATGGAAATTCCCAATCTTCCTCATGAGTCGGTCCCGGTGGGAACGAACGAGGAAGACAACACCGAGGTCAGAACGTGGGGCGAGAAGCCGAAATTTGATTTCACACCGAAGGATCATGCGGATATCGGAGAGGATTTGGATATCGTCGATTTTTCGGTCGGAGCGAAACTGGCAGGCGCCCGTTTTTCCATGATGAAGGGGATGGGTGCTCGCCTGGAACGGGCCCTGATAAGCTTCATGCTGGATATTCACACGACGGAGCACGGGTACACCGAGGTGCTTCCTCCGTTTATGGTCAATTCGAAGACGATGACCGGCACGGGACAGCTCCCGAAATTCGCTGATGACCTCTTCAAGGTGGCGGACACCGATTACTGGCTGATACCCACCGCAGAGGTGCCGGTGACGAACATCTTTCAGGACGATGTCGTCGATGCCGGGAACCTTCCGATTTACATGACCGCCTACACCCCCTGTTTCAGAAAGGAGGCGGGCTCATACGGCAAGGATACCCGGGGACTGATACGGCAGCACCAATTCGACAAGGTGGAGCTGGTTAAGTTCGTACATCCCGATACCTCGTACGATGAGCTGGAGAAACTTCTGGAAAACGCGGAAGAGATCCTCAAAAGGTTGAACATCCACTACCGAGTGGTGAACCTTTGTACCGGTGACCTGGGATTTTCCGCCTCTAAAACCTATGACATCGAGGCATGGCTTCCGAGCCAGGACGCCTATCGGGAGATATCCTCATGCAGCAACTTCGAGGATTTCCAGTCCCGCAGGGCGAACATACGCTTCAGGGAAAAGGACAAAAAGGGAACCCGCCTTGTGCATACGCTGAATGGATCTGGTCTGGCCGTTGGACGGACGCTGGTGGCAATCCTTGAGAACTACCAAAGAGCCGACGGCAGTGTTGAGATACCCGAGGCCCTGAGACCGTACATGAACGGGATCGAGGCTATAACATAG
- a CDS encoding lytic transglycosylase domain-containing protein gives MSDTGFSILDHIRSFETGLTSEEEWELASLIYFESQKYGYDPEFILALIQIESAFNSSAVSVVGARGLMQIMPATGREIAGEFGIPWEGTDTLENPSINVRMGMYYLFKMLLKYEDLRLALVAYNCGPGAVDGMLHRGAMPPSDYVEKVMGTYERIKIQGM, from the coding sequence ATGTCGGATACGGGTTTTTCCATCCTCGACCATATCAGGTCGTTCGAGACCGGACTTACATCAGAAGAGGAATGGGAGTTGGCGTCCCTTATCTATTTTGAATCCCAAAAGTACGGCTACGATCCGGAGTTCATCCTCGCACTGATTCAGATTGAGAGCGCGTTCAACTCGAGTGCGGTGTCCGTTGTGGGTGCAAGGGGGTTGATGCAGATCATGCCCGCCACCGGAAGAGAGATAGCCGGGGAGTTCGGCATTCCCTGGGAGGGGACGGATACCCTCGAAAATCCGTCCATCAATGTCAGGATGGGCATGTATTACCTCTTCAAGATGCTCCTGAAATACGAGGACCTGAGACTTGCGCTGGTTGCATACAACTGCGGACCGGGCGCCGTTGACGGCATGCTCCATCGGGGTGCGATGCCGCCCTCGGATTACGTCGAAAAGGTGATGGGGACCTACGAGAGGATCAAGATCCAGGGCATGTGA
- a CDS encoding DUF763 domain-containing protein, whose translation MAPRRTTATLPLHGGKAPAWLMQRMIRLAREIVVILVAEYGSDEVLRRLADPFWFQSLGCVLGFDWHSSGVTTTVSAAVKQGIAGMESDLNLFAAGGKGGRSRNTPDEITAVADRIDPDPEKLVYLSRLSAKVDNNAVMDGYQIYLHHFFFTREGRWSVVQQGMNDANGTARRYHWLGDDVNDMVVEPHSAICCDAREETVTNLTDTRSDAARTIVTDLSHERPDTLTKDLTTIKGMTLPRRHHIISRDIHPDRLYKIMLKTYERRPEDFETLLASEGVGPKTIRALSLIAEVIHGANASFSDPARFSYAHGGKDGHPYPVDRENYDTSIDILRRTTQSSRIERTEKIKALKRLDRFYDRFTTASP comes from the coding sequence ATGGCCCCACGACGCACCACCGCAACGCTCCCGCTCCACGGCGGGAAGGCCCCGGCATGGCTGATGCAGCGCATGATCAGGCTCGCTCGAGAGATTGTCGTCATTTTGGTTGCGGAATACGGCTCCGACGAGGTGTTGAGAAGGCTTGCCGACCCGTTTTGGTTCCAATCCCTGGGGTGCGTGCTGGGATTCGACTGGCACTCCAGCGGCGTCACCACCACCGTATCCGCCGCCGTCAAACAGGGCATAGCGGGTATGGAGAGTGATCTGAACCTGTTCGCCGCCGGCGGCAAGGGAGGTCGGTCCCGAAACACGCCCGATGAAATCACGGCCGTCGCCGATCGCATCGATCCAGACCCTGAAAAGCTTGTGTATCTCTCCCGCCTGTCGGCCAAGGTGGACAACAACGCGGTGATGGACGGCTACCAGATTTATCTCCACCACTTCTTTTTCACCCGCGAGGGACGGTGGTCGGTGGTGCAGCAGGGCATGAACGACGCGAACGGCACCGCCCGGAGATATCACTGGCTGGGCGACGACGTCAATGACATGGTCGTGGAACCGCACTCTGCGATATGCTGTGACGCACGCGAGGAAACGGTCACAAACCTGACCGATACCCGCTCCGACGCGGCGCGTACGATTGTCACCGATCTCTCGCATGAACGTCCGGATACCCTTACCAAGGACCTGACGACGATCAAGGGCATGACGCTTCCCCGCCGGCACCATATCATCTCCCGGGATATCCATCCCGACAGGCTTTATAAGATCATGCTGAAAACCTACGAGAGACGGCCGGAAGATTTCGAGACGCTGCTCGCCTCAGAAGGCGTGGGGCCGAAGACGATCCGTGCCCTCTCCCTCATCGCGGAGGTAATACACGGCGCGAACGCGTCATTCTCGGACCCGGCGCGATTCAGCTACGCCCACGGCGGGAAGGACGGGCACCCGTACCCGGTCGACCGGGAGAACTACGATACGTCCATCGACATCCTGAGGAGAACCACCCAGTCGTCTCGGATCGAACGCACCGAAAAGATTAAGGCCCTCAAAAGACTCGACCGTTTCTATGACCGTTTTACGACCGCGTCCCCATGA
- a CDS encoding QueT transporter family protein, with protein MKVPPRSDRFHNQLRDSFHPARIIAEVSILSALYVALTLLLAPVSYGPIQFRVSEALVILVATRRHLLLFVPISCCIANLFSPYAGPWDLIFMPLVSMIGALPMYILRTRWLLFSSWAYAFITAVGVGIMLSVLVEKGFLVMFGPVLASQLIIMTIAFFVFRGYLLAAVRKKPHDGTNGGREEKNG; from the coding sequence ATGAAAGTCCCGCCGAGATCCGATCGGTTTCATAATCAGCTCCGCGATTCATTTCATCCGGCCCGCATTATTGCCGAAGTTTCCATCCTGAGCGCGCTGTACGTTGCGCTGACACTGCTTCTGGCTCCCGTTTCATACGGACCCATTCAGTTTCGCGTCAGCGAGGCCCTTGTCATTCTTGTGGCAACGAGAAGACACCTTCTTCTCTTCGTCCCCATCAGTTGTTGTATCGCAAATCTCTTCTCACCCTACGCGGGCCCCTGGGATCTGATTTTCATGCCTCTGGTCAGCATGATCGGTGCGCTGCCGATGTATATCCTCAGGACGCGTTGGCTCCTCTTCTCCTCGTGGGCATATGCCTTCATCACCGCCGTCGGCGTGGGAATCATGCTGTCGGTTCTTGTTGAAAAGGGGTTTTTGGTCATGTTCGGGCCGGTCCTGGCGAGTCAGTTGATTATCATGACAATCGCGTTTTTCGTATTTAGGGGCTATCTTCTGGCCGCGGTGAGAAAGAAACCACACGACGGTACGAACGGCGGGAGAGAAGAAAAAAACGGGTGA
- a CDS encoding HAD family hydrolase — protein sequence MTPTLTSLIDTAAGVVFDFDGTLAELTIDFPPLYTRVFEMSQKYDVDTTRLTERYLIEVIDEIASIISGDDGAKFRRDALDMIIAEELNAAKNASLFPGARQLIRALKARGKRVALVTRNCRDAVLTVYPEITSDVDVFLPRDDVKRIKPDPEHLQRALFLMGTEAEMSIMVGDHPIDVTSAQAVGMESVGVLTGKASHDDLKSAGALFVLDRASDMIEHLTD from the coding sequence ATGACACCCACACTCACATCGTTGATAGATACCGCCGCAGGCGTTGTATTCGATTTCGACGGGACGCTTGCCGAATTGACGATCGACTTCCCGCCCCTCTATACCCGGGTTTTCGAGATGTCACAGAAATACGACGTCGACACCACGAGGCTTACGGAACGCTACCTCATCGAGGTGATCGATGAAATCGCCTCGATCATCAGCGGAGACGACGGAGCGAAGTTTCGAAGGGACGCCCTCGATATGATCATCGCCGAAGAGCTCAACGCCGCCAAAAACGCCTCGCTCTTTCCCGGCGCCCGGCAGCTGATACGCGCTCTGAAGGCCAGGGGCAAGCGGGTGGCGCTGGTCACCAGGAACTGTCGGGACGCGGTCCTGACGGTGTATCCCGAGATCACGAGCGATGTGGACGTTTTTCTCCCCAGGGACGACGTGAAAAGGATAAAGCCCGATCCCGAACACCTCCAAAGAGCCCTCTTCCTAATGGGCACGGAGGCTGAAATGAGCATCATGGTGGGTGATCACCCCATAGACGTGACATCGGCACAGGCCGTCGGCATGGAATCTGTAGGCGTGCTGACCGGCAAGGCGAGTCATGATGACCTGAAAAGCGCCGGCGCATTATTTGTGCTCGATCGTGCGTCGGATATGATAGAACACCTTACAGACTGA
- a CDS encoding DUF3788 domain-containing protein, whose amino-acid sequence MDEKILRIVGSDRPPGIDEVKAWIGEEAFGFFDQITQTIERRYPGVFVPEWLYGGKKHGWSFRYKKGRSFCTLIPEKGCLKTLIVFGAKERAKVEDIRDKLSVSVEKQYDAAKTYHDGKWLLLTVDSNEILKDIEVLLTVKRKPKNQQ is encoded by the coding sequence ATGGATGAAAAAATCCTGAGAATAGTAGGGTCAGATAGGCCTCCCGGTATTGATGAGGTGAAGGCCTGGATAGGGGAAGAGGCCTTTGGTTTTTTTGACCAAATAACACAAACAATAGAGAGGAGATACCCGGGAGTATTTGTCCCGGAATGGTTATACGGCGGAAAAAAACACGGGTGGTCTTTTAGGTATAAAAAGGGGAGATCCTTTTGTACACTCATTCCGGAAAAAGGCTGTTTGAAAACGTTAATAGTTTTTGGCGCCAAAGAAAGAGCGAAGGTGGAGGATATCCGGGACAAATTATCCGTGTCTGTTGAAAAACAGTATGATGCCGCGAAGACATATCATGATGGTAAGTGGCTTCTTTTGACTGTTGATTCAAATGAGATTTTGAAAGACATAGAAGTTCTATTAACGGTAAAACGTAAGCCAAAAAACCAACAATAG
- a CDS encoding response regulator: MDSLEGKVPQIEGNFTALSLVSLIQGISNNKKMLITLYSLDGGEGRLYFDNSRIVGAFVGDNLVGRKAFFRMIEWEDARFQAYDINNINPKMQNINLEVSHLLLEGLRQKDEKNKIKEKVAPIYKIKRSEGSFELDENEKQMWESLPEDGIFVNSLVNQSSMTDWEAYNVLSSLMKKRALVFMRLKTLVVDDSEFMIKIIKDILEKIYKNMMIIKTFTNGADAIKLISSSDPRNRPDLVLTDIMMEGTSGMEVIKAARNAQPPVNIIAVTSLQREMKDILESGANYLHKNWITKDNIGDIMKDLIEQTICGELWVIGGEGEKT; this comes from the coding sequence ATGGACAGTTTAGAGGGAAAAGTCCCACAGATTGAGGGTAATTTCACCGCTCTTTCACTGGTAAGTCTCATCCAGGGTATATCGAACAACAAGAAGATGTTGATCACTCTCTATTCTCTGGATGGAGGGGAGGGGAGACTGTACTTCGATAACTCGCGGATTGTCGGCGCTTTCGTCGGCGATAATCTTGTGGGACGAAAAGCTTTTTTTCGCATGATCGAGTGGGAAGACGCCCGCTTCCAGGCGTATGATATCAACAACATTAATCCGAAAATGCAGAACATCAACCTGGAAGTGTCACATCTTCTTCTCGAGGGCCTTCGACAAAAAGATGAAAAGAACAAGATAAAAGAGAAGGTTGCTCCCATCTATAAAATAAAACGGAGCGAAGGTTCCTTTGAACTTGATGAAAACGAGAAACAGATGTGGGAGAGCCTGCCGGAAGACGGGATATTCGTAAATAGTCTTGTCAACCAATCGTCTATGACCGATTGGGAGGCGTATAATGTACTTTCCTCCCTCATGAAAAAACGCGCCCTGGTGTTTATGCGCCTGAAGACGCTGGTGGTGGATGACAGTGAATTTATGATCAAGATTATAAAGGATATTCTGGAAAAGATATACAAGAACATGATGATCATAAAGACCTTCACCAACGGCGCGGACGCAATCAAGCTTATCTCATCTTCTGATCCTCGAAATCGTCCCGACCTTGTACTCACCGATATCATGATGGAGGGAACAAGCGGGATGGAGGTCATCAAGGCGGCCAGAAACGCCCAGCCTCCGGTCAATATCATCGCCGTAACGTCCCTCCAGAGAGAGATGAAGGATATCCTTGAATCCGGTGCGAATTATCTCCACAAGAACTGGATAACCAAGGATAATATCGGTGATATCATGAAGGACCTCATCGAGCAGACCATCTGTGGAGAATTATGGGTCATCGGCGGCGAGGGTGAAAAAACATAA
- a CDS encoding zf-HC2 domain-containing protein, translated as MRCKQAKKLFSEYLLGDISQRHRVLLEEHIESCSSCDESLSVYRELFNHFPDSSINDPSELYFDVLPGKVLSRICSGEDDSRDILFFPFRRWWKPASVLMTAVLVVLVFFLTLPGGTNTPTGSLPDLTDIDQIETYTEFISSVEHTDETLMLDNFETAINGASDNDIWYSDTDAVDSMLLFSDEEQEEIFNEIKERMS; from the coding sequence ATGCGATGTAAACAAGCCAAGAAATTATTCAGCGAGTATCTGTTGGGTGATATTTCTCAAAGACACAGGGTACTTCTTGAAGAGCATATAGAGTCCTGTTCCTCCTGCGACGAATCCCTCTCCGTGTACCGGGAGCTGTTCAATCATTTCCCGGACTCATCCATCAACGATCCGTCCGAGCTTTATTTCGACGTGCTGCCGGGGAAGGTTCTTTCACGAATATGCTCTGGTGAAGATGATTCCCGCGATATCTTGTTTTTCCCGTTTCGGCGTTGGTGGAAACCGGCTTCAGTGCTCATGACGGCCGTTCTCGTTGTACTCGTCTTTTTCCTTACACTTCCGGGAGGAACAAACACCCCGACCGGCTCGCTCCCCGACTTGACCGATATCGACCAGATCGAAACGTACACGGAGTTCATCTCCTCTGTAGAACATACCGACGAAACGCTGATGCTTGATAACTTCGAGACCGCCATCAACGGCGCGTCGGACAACGACATCTGGTACTCGGACACCGATGCAGTCGACTCGATGTTGCTCTTTTCCGATGAAGAGCAGGAGGAGATTTTCAACGAAATAAAGGAACGAATGTCCTGA
- a CDS encoding phosphoribosylaminoimidazolesuccinocarboxamide synthase, producing MERAVTSVSPGGRQADYTGKVREIFDLGDQLIIVATDRISAFDVVFPEGIPEKGKILTEISNHWFSLIDFVPNHIIETDSTRFPEPFNTEPLLSGRSVLVKKAERVDVECIVRGYLAGSGYKDYKKTGMISGHALPDGLQMAQELPEPIFTPSTKADVGHDENITRKEMTNVIGADLSKTIEELSLKIYAFAHDLMKERGIILADTKFEFGVIDGTVILIDEALTPDSSRYWPMDSYEIGTSPPSFDKQYVRDFLETTDWDKTPPAPPLPDEIIQGTRNRYREILEIIKGIG from the coding sequence ATGGAAAGAGCAGTTACCAGCGTTTCCCCCGGAGGCAGACAGGCCGATTACACCGGAAAGGTTCGGGAGATTTTCGATCTCGGTGATCAGTTGATCATCGTCGCCACGGATCGTATCTCAGCGTTTGACGTGGTCTTTCCCGAGGGCATACCCGAAAAGGGGAAAATCCTGACCGAGATATCCAACCACTGGTTTTCTCTTATCGACTTTGTGCCGAACCATATCATTGAGACGGACAGCACCCGGTTTCCCGAACCGTTCAATACCGAACCGCTTCTTTCGGGACGATCTGTATTGGTCAAAAAGGCCGAGCGTGTCGATGTTGAATGCATCGTTCGGGGATATCTTGCGGGATCCGGTTACAAGGACTATAAGAAGACCGGCATGATATCGGGACATGCACTCCCGGACGGCCTCCAGATGGCCCAGGAGCTTCCCGAGCCGATTTTCACCCCCTCAACCAAGGCGGATGTCGGTCATGACGAGAACATCACCAGAAAGGAGATGACGAACGTCATCGGCGCCGATCTCTCCAAAACCATAGAAGAGCTCTCCCTCAAGATATATGCGTTCGCCCATGATTTGATGAAAGAGAGGGGAATCATCCTCGCCGATACGAAGTTCGAATTCGGCGTCATCGACGGCACGGTCATTCTCATCGATGAGGCCCTCACTCCCGACTCGTCTCGATACTGGCCCATGGATTCCTACGAGATCGGCACATCCCCCCCCAGCTTCGACAAGCAGTATGTGCGTGATTTCCTGGAAACCACCGACTGGGACAAGACCCCACCGGCGCCTCCCCTTCCCGATGAAATCATCCAGGGTACCAGAAATAGGTATCGTGAAATTCTCGAGATAATCAAGGGTATCGGATAA
- a CDS encoding AIR synthase family protein, whose product MTHITSLPSGKLRYELLEEILSELKCTDPRVTVGPRVGEDAAVIDMGDHYLVATADPITFTAENIGYYAINVNANDIAVHGAKPRWFMATILLPLGAADETTVRNIFESIKQAMLPLGINLIGGHTEVTDSVQSPVVSGMMLGEVKKRDLVTTRGCRPGDLIFLTKGIPIEGIAIIAAEKAQELIESGVTPEEIRRARDFLCDPGISVVKDALLASQTAAVTSMHDPTEGGLAAGLNEVALAADVSIVVKRDAIPVYPEGKILCGLFDIDPLMTISSGSLIFTADEKEEKRLETAFSNAGISLSVIGRVEKPSHERVYIENQKRDRSPLPYRERDEILKLFD is encoded by the coding sequence ATGACACACATCACCTCACTTCCCAGCGGAAAACTGCGATACGAACTGCTTGAAGAGATCCTCTCTGAACTGAAGTGCACGGACCCTCGGGTCACCGTGGGACCCCGAGTGGGAGAGGACGCCGCGGTCATCGACATGGGCGATCACTACCTCGTCGCCACCGCGGACCCCATCACGTTTACCGCGGAAAACATCGGCTATTACGCGATAAACGTCAACGCGAACGATATCGCCGTGCACGGCGCGAAGCCGCGCTGGTTCATGGCAACAATCCTCCTCCCCCTGGGGGCGGCGGACGAAACAACGGTCAGGAATATATTCGAATCAATCAAACAGGCCATGCTGCCCCTCGGTATAAATCTCATCGGCGGCCATACCGAGGTGACCGACTCGGTACAGAGCCCCGTGGTGAGCGGCATGATGCTTGGTGAGGTGAAAAAAAGAGACCTCGTCACCACACGGGGGTGTCGTCCCGGAGACCTAATATTTCTCACAAAGGGCATCCCCATCGAGGGGATCGCCATCATCGCGGCGGAAAAGGCGCAGGAGCTTATCGAGAGCGGCGTTACGCCCGAGGAGATTCGGCGTGCAAGGGATTTCCTGTGCGATCCGGGAATCAGCGTGGTGAAAGACGCGCTTTTGGCATCACAAACCGCCGCCGTCACGTCGATGCACGACCCCACCGAAGGGGGATTGGCGGCGGGCCTGAACGAAGTGGCCCTGGCGGCGGATGTATCAATAGTGGTAAAAAGAGACGCGATTCCTGTCTATCCCGAGGGGAAAATACTTTGCGGCCTCTTCGATATCGATCCGCTCATGACGATATCATCCGGCTCCCTGATCTTCACGGCGGATGAGAAAGAAGAAAAGCGCCTTGAAACGGCGTTTTCAAACGCAGGAATATCTCTTAGTGTTATCGGACGAGTGGAAAAACCGTCACACGAGCGGGTATATATAGAAAATCAAAAGAGGGATCGCTCGCCCCTCCCCTATCGTGAACGGGACGAGATCCTCAAGCTCTTCGACTGA
- a CDS encoding RNA polymerase sigma factor: MKDEQLLIEQALSGSETAFEKLVRTYMRDVYYTSLSIVRDHFDADDVTQNTFVRCFTKLGTFNGASSFKTWLLRITINLSRDCLRKRNRTKTIPAGEYVEAASENTPNAEQQMSTFQDSKLIETALDSLSERQRIVVSLRLKQELSFSEIAELLQITTGNAKTTFHYGVKRIIKECERKRFIEEGV; the protein is encoded by the coding sequence ATGAAAGACGAGCAGCTGCTGATTGAACAGGCGCTTTCCGGGAGTGAGACCGCTTTCGAGAAATTGGTCAGAACCTATATGCGGGATGTCTATTACACCAGCTTGAGCATTGTCAGGGACCATTTCGACGCCGATGACGTGACGCAGAATACGTTCGTCCGATGCTTCACAAAACTCGGTACATTCAACGGCGCATCGTCTTTCAAAACGTGGTTGTTGCGTATCACCATTAACCTTTCACGGGATTGTCTGAGAAAAAGAAACAGGACCAAAACAATACCCGCCGGTGAATATGTAGAAGCGGCGTCCGAAAACACACCAAACGCTGAACAACAGATGAGTACTTTTCAGGATTCCAAATTGATTGAAACGGCCCTCGACTCCCTTTCCGAGCGACAGCGCATTGTGGTTTCTCTTCGTCTCAAACAGGAGTTATCGTTTTCGGAGATCGCCGAGCTTCTACAGATAACAACGGGTAACGCCAAGACCACATTTCATTACGGCGTCAAACGCATTATAAAGGAATGTGAACGAAAAAGATTCATTGAGGAGGGGGTATAA
- a CDS encoding tetratricopeptide repeat protein, giving the protein MMYDEAIASYTSVIDEEPSFALAYLGRGKTLTAMGRFDEGVRDFSVAMDLEPKNDEVLATVAMAYIERNLQDEGLIILEKAEEQNPLNPTIHLARGLYHVKNLEYSKAIEEYLKATKRDKAAKEAYIRISGIYCCAENPMYRNDDLALDYAGKALEIAPDDPAALDALAYVYYSRGDMEKAIEYETKALEMLPENRTLTEHLMLFKGTVAETAEERNNRGAELLLEGNYSEAADEFRTAIEIDPNYSDAYYNLGKVYSHLEDYSSAEEYYITAIEIDPDDARYHYNLAIVYGKMEMLDKSEEEYLYAISIDPFYDKAHNNLGALYVKTGKLEQALAEFTYAYEINQKGTYKANIDMVREMLGEDAPVSTNSPTGASETDMLQY; this is encoded by the coding sequence ATGATGTACGATGAGGCCATCGCATCATATACCTCCGTTATAGATGAGGAACCGTCATTCGCCCTGGCGTATCTGGGAAGGGGGAAAACCCTTACCGCCATGGGGAGATTCGATGAAGGAGTGAGGGATTTCAGCGTGGCGATGGATCTTGAGCCGAAAAACGATGAGGTTCTTGCCACCGTCGCCATGGCGTATATTGAGCGAAATCTTCAGGATGAGGGGCTTATCATTCTTGAAAAGGCGGAAGAACAGAACCCCCTTAATCCCACGATACACCTTGCGAGGGGCCTGTACCATGTAAAAAATCTGGAATACTCGAAGGCGATCGAGGAATACCTGAAGGCGACGAAGAGGGACAAGGCAGCGAAAGAGGCATATATACGCATCAGCGGCATCTATTGTTGCGCCGAGAATCCCATGTATCGTAATGACGACCTCGCCCTGGATTATGCGGGAAAAGCGCTGGAAATCGCACCGGACGACCCAGCGGCCCTCGACGCACTGGCATACGTGTATTATTCCAGGGGAGATATGGAAAAGGCCATAGAATACGAGACGAAAGCACTGGAAATGCTGCCGGAAAACCGCACACTGACGGAACATCTGATGCTGTTTAAGGGGACGGTTGCAGAGACGGCGGAGGAACGTAACAACAGGGGGGCGGAGCTCCTGCTGGAGGGAAATTATTCGGAGGCGGCGGATGAGTTTCGGACGGCCATCGAGATCGATCCGAATTATTCCGATGCGTATTACAACCTGGGGAAAGTATATTCCCACCTGGAGGACTACAGCTCGGCGGAGGAATACTACATCACGGCGATTGAGATCGATCCGGATGACGCCCGCTATCACTATAATCTTGCCATTGTGTACGGAAAGATGGAAATGCTCGATAAGAGCGAAGAGGAATACCTCTACGCAATCAGCATAGATCCATTTTATGATAAGGCTCATAATAATCTGGGCGCACTGTATGTCAAAACGGGAAAGCTCGAACAGGCCCTGGCGGAATTCACCTACGCATACGAGATAAACCAAAAAGGCACCTATAAGGCGAATATAGATATGGTCAGGGAAATGCTGGGAGAAGACGCCCCCGTTTCCACGAATTCACCGACTGGCGCATCCGAGACGGATATGCTACAATACTGA